The following proteins are encoded in a genomic region of Mustela erminea isolate mMusErm1 chromosome 3, mMusErm1.Pri, whole genome shotgun sequence:
- the LOC116586619 gene encoding LOW QUALITY PROTEIN: 60S ribosomal protein L3-like (The sequence of the model RefSeq protein was modified relative to this genomic sequence to represent the inferred CDS: inserted 2 bases in 1 codon): MSHRKFSAPRHRSLGFLPRKRSSRHRGKVKSFPKDDSSKSVHLTAFLGYKAGMTHIVREVDRPGSKVNKKEVVEAVIIVETPPMVVVGIMGYVETPRGLRIFKTIFAEHISDECKRRFYKNWHKSKKKAFTKYCKKWQDDDGKKQLEKDFNSMKKYCQVIRVIAHTQMCLLPLRQKKAHLMEIQVNGGTVAEKLDWARERLEQQVPVNQVFGQDKMIDVIGVTKGKGYKGVTSRWHTKKLPCKTHRGLHKVACIRAWHPARVAFSVARAGQKGYHHRTEINKKIYKIGQGYLIKDDKLIKNNASTDYDLFDKSINPLGGFVHYGEVTXDFIMLKGCVVGTKKRVLTLRKSLLVQSKRRALEKIDLKFIDTTSKFGHGRFQTVEEKKAFMGPLKKDRIAKEEGA; the protein is encoded by the exons ATGTCTCACAGGAAATTCTCCGCTCCCAGGCACAGGTCCCTGGGGTTCTTGCCTCGGAAACGCAGCAGCCGGCACCGTGGGAAGGTGAAGAGCTTCCCCAAGGATGACTCTTCCAAGTCTGTTCATCTCACAGCCTTCCTGGGCTACAAGGCCGGCATGACTCACATCGTGCGGGAGGTGGACAGGCCAGGATCCAAGGTGAACAAGAAGGAAGTTGTGGAGGCTGTGATCATTGTGGAGACACCACCCATGGTGGTTGTGGGCATCATGGGCTACGTGGAAACCCCTCGAGGCCTCCGTATCTTTAAGACCATCTTTGCTGAGCACATCAGTGATGAATGCAAAAGGCGCTTTTATAAGAACTGGCATAAGTCTAAGAAGAAGGCCTTCACCAAGTACTGCAAGAAGTGGCAGGATGATGATGGCAAAAAGCAACTCGAGAAGGACTTCAACAGCATGAAGAAGTACTGCCAGGTGATCCGGGTCATTGCCCACACCCAGATGTGTCTGCTTCCTCTGCGCCAGAAGAAGGCCCACCTCATGGAGATCCAGGTGAATGGAGGCACAGTGGCTGAGAAGCTGGACTGGGCCCGGGAGAGGCTGGAGCAGCAGGTGCCTGTGAACCAAGTGTTTGGGCAGGACAAGATGATCGATGTCATTGGTGTCACCAAGGGCAAAGGCTACAAGGGGGTCACCAGCCGCTGGCACACCAAGAAGCTACCCTGCAAAACCCACCGGGGCCTGCACAAGGTTGCGTGTATTAGGGCTTGGCATCCTGCCCGCGTGGCCTTCTCTGTGGCTCGGGCTGGGCAGAAAGGCTACCATCACCGCACGGAGATCAACAAGAAGATCTACAAGATTGGCCAGGGCTACCTCATCAAGGACGACAAGCTGATTAAGAACAATGCCTCCACCGACTACGATCTGTTTGACAAGAGCATCAACCCCCTGGGTGGTTTTGTCCACTATGGTGAAGTGAC TGACTTCATCATGCTGAAGGGCTGTGTGGTGGGAACCAAGAAGCGAGTGCTTACGCTCCGCAAGTCCTTGCTGGTGCAGAGCAAACGGCGGGCCCTGGAGAAGATCGACCTTAAGTTCATCGACACCACCTCCAAGTTTGGCCATGGCCGATTCCAGACGGTGGAGGAGAAGAAAGCGTTCATGGGACCACTTAAGAAAGACCGAattgcaaaggaagaaggagcttAA